In Saccharothrix syringae, the following are encoded in one genomic region:
- a CDS encoding HD domain-containing protein, producing MTFTVDDAIRIARDAHAGQVDKSGHPYIGHPLRVMAGVSGDHARMAAVLHDVVEDTSVTADDLLAAGCPAAVVRTVLALSHRDGEAQEDYLARVRADPVAVEVKRADIADNTSPPRMALLDQATRDRLRAKYARALDLLDGGR from the coding sequence GTGACGTTCACCGTTGATGACGCCATCCGGATCGCGCGCGACGCCCACGCCGGCCAGGTCGACAAGTCCGGTCACCCCTACATCGGCCACCCGCTGCGCGTGATGGCCGGGGTGTCCGGCGACCACGCGCGCATGGCGGCCGTGCTGCACGACGTCGTCGAGGACACTTCCGTCACGGCGGACGACCTGCTGGCGGCGGGCTGCCCGGCGGCGGTCGTGCGGACCGTGCTGGCGCTGAGCCACCGCGACGGCGAGGCGCAGGAGGACTACCTGGCGCGGGTGCGGGCGGACCCGGTCGCGGTCGAGGTGAAGCGCGCGGACATCGCCGACAACACCTCGCCGCCCCGCATGGCGCTGCTCGACCAGGCCACCCGGGACCGCCTGCGGGCCAAGTACGCGCGGGCGCTCGACCTCCTCGACGGCGGGCGGTGA